The following DNA comes from Methanosarcina vacuolata Z-761.
TTGATTCCCTGATAGAAGCCCATGTAATCTGTTCCATAAGCTTTTCCGCAAGCTCGAGAGCCTCCTGTGAGTCGTAGGGCAGCCCGAGCTTTAAAAGCATGTCGTGAAGCCCCATTACTCCAAGCCCTATTTTCCTGGTCCTCTTAGTTGCAGCCTCGATCTCCGGAGCAGAATATGCGTTCTTATCAATTTCGTTATCAAGGAAACGGATAGCTTTTCCAGCTACTTCTCTGAGAAAGTCCCAGTTTACTTTCTCGTCCATAACGAAAAGGGAAAGGTTTATGCTGCCCAGGTTGCAGGCCTCAAAAGGCAGAAGTGGTTCTTCCCCGCAGGGGTTTGTGGCCGAGATATCACCAAGTGCAGGCGTGAAGTTATCCCTATTTATTCGGTCATAAAAAAGAATACCCGGTTCGCCGTTTCTCCAGATCCCTTCTACAATCTCGGAAAATATGCGCCCAACTGTTACACCGGTTTGCCCGTTCCAAACTTCGTCAGCCTTATCTGCTTCAACAAGTTCCATGAAAACATCAGGTACCATAACCGAGAGATTGAAGTTGCTCAACTCGCCTTCGACATGCTTTGCCCTGATGAAAGAAAGGATATCGTTGTGGGAAATATCAAGGATGCCCATGTTAGCACCCCGTCGCCTTCCAAATTGTTTTACGATCTCAGTTGCTTCATTAAAAAGTTTCATGACAGCTACAGGACTGCTCGTCGTGTCATTGTCATATGTGCTGGAAGACCCTTCAGGGCGTATTTTTGAGAAATCAAAACCTGTGCCTCCTCCGGTTTTCTGGATCAGGGCTGCAGTTTTTATCGAATCGAAGATTTCCTCAACCCTGTCCTCCACAGGAATTACAAAACAAGCTGCAAGCTGTCCGAGTTCAGTGCCCGCGTTCATGAGCGTGGGTGAGCTCGGAAGAAAAATCTTTCTGACCATGAGATCTTTAAAATCAAGATACTCTTCCTCAGTTGCTGCTACTGCCTTTGCAACTCTCTCACATACCTCCTCCCAATCCTTTTCTCCCTCACGCAGATACCTGGCTTTAAGGGTTTCACTTGCCAGAAAATCCAGTCCCTTTTCTGTTTCCCACACAAAAATCTCCTCTCCTGTGAGCATTCAACAGGCTTAGTCTCCGATAAAAGAAGTTACTCTTATTAGGCGGGCTTTTTTATCATTGTATCCGAAAATATGATCATAAATTGTGATCAGAAATAATGGTCAAAAATTGTGATCAGAAATAATGGCCAAAAACTAACTTTCTCATAAAAACCAATGCGGTCCTTGGATTAAAAATCATTTTATCCATAGAGAATGACGAATAGCCAAAATGATGGTAAAAAATAGAAATAAAAAGCAGAATGTATAAAAATAGAAAGCTGGAAAGATAGGAAAAATAAAAAGCGGGGGTTGCCCCTAAGTATAAGAAGTTTCAGACCAGCTCAGCTTTTATAATTTTTACTTCGGTTTTCGGGCGGTCCTGACGGTCAGTTTTCACTTTTCCTATAGAATCCACAACATCCATGCCCCCCACTACCTTTCCGAAGACAGGGTGCATCTTGTCGAGATAATTATTGTTCACAAGGTTGATAAAGAACTGGCTGCCGCCGGTGTTCGGGCCTGCATTTGCCATGGATAGAGTGCCCCTATCATTGCGGTTATGGCTTGTGAATTCATCCGGGATCTCATAACCTGGACCTCCCATGCCCGTACCTGTTGGGTCTCCGCCCTGGATCATGAATTTGTCGATTACCCTGTGGAAAATAACTCCGTCATAGAAACCTTTTTCCACCAGTTTTGCGAAATTTCCTACCGTAATCGGCATGTCTTCAAAGAGCTCGATTGTTAAATCACCCATAGTGGTATGTAGAACCACTTTCTTTCCTTTCCATACAGCCATTGCTTTTCCTCAGCTAGTCATCCAGTTTTATTTTTATTTTCGCCTGTCTTTTTGTCGGCTTTTCGTGCACTTTATGTTCACCTTACATGTAAATGCTTCGCTGCCCGAGTCCCGTCTCGGGAGGACGGGGCCCTTTTCGCTCACGTCGTTCGCTCAAGAGGGCTGAATTCGGGGGGGTAAAAAATCCACATTTTCAAAGAATTCAGGATGATTTACCAAATTTCTTGTTGGACCTGTGGAGGGAGTGATTACAACCCTTTTTAATAAAGGATTTACTGCAACCCTTTTCAAAAAAGGCTTGACCGAAAACCTCAGCAACATTTGAATTTGATGAACTTAGCCCCAAACCCTATCGGCGTGATAAACCGGCGCAACGGTTTGTAATCAAACGGCGCAACGGTTGCAACCCAACAGAAAACCGATTACATAAAAATTATGGCAGAGTGAAGTTTTACTGAGGAAAATTGGTTTAAGAATGAAATAAGTGTAAGAGATTGAAAGCGTACTTCTACCTTACCACAGTCCTATCAATTTTAGAGAATACAAAAACATAATCCCTGAAAGGATATTGAGTGCTACAAGTTGACCTTTCCTTTTCCTCCATCTTTTTGCCATGACATGATTCATCCAGTAGGCCATCGAAGTCGCCAGCATCCCGACCACGAAAGCAACACAAACATCAGGGAACCCAAAAATTCGACTGAGAATAAATCCGATTCCTCCAACTACACATACTGGGCAAACCATAGCTATCCTCTTGCTCTTCGATTCTATTCGAAACCTTAATTTTACCTTAAGCTTTAGTTTTTAAGCTTTAGTTTTTAGGCTTCAGTTTTCGATTTATATATGGACGTTGTGATTAAAGTTATTAGTCAACGTTTCGTTTCATTTGCATCTGTTTTTTCCTGTTGAACAAGGGCAAGATCCAGAACTTTTTTAAACATTTCTTCGTCAGTATCATTTCGTCCAACAAACCTGGCCTTATATCTGTCTGCGCTGAGATTTCCATTCTCCTGCATATAGACATATGTTCCATTTTCAATGCCCACAATCACAAAAGAGTCAGGAATAAACTCTACTTCAAAATATTCTGCAAGTTCGGGGTTTTTGTCTGCATCTATGGCAGCAATAGTCGCTTTTCCCTGGTATTCTACTGCTAAGTTATCAAGAACAGGTTTTAAAGACCGACACTCTGGACACCATCTAGATCCTATCTTCACAAAGACGGGAGTTTTTTGAAGGGATGTGTTTACTTGCTCCAGTTGGGTTATAGCCACAACACTTTTCTCCGTGTTTGCTTCTGAGCTTGTTGAGTTTTTTGGATTTTTTTCATCACATCCAGCCGTAAAGAGTACTAATACAAGCAAGATCAGTAATATAACTGATTTCTTCATGTTTGGTCTTCCATTATTTTCAATATTAGATGATTGATTTTTTAAAATCTGTAAGTGTTAAACATCTCGTAACAGTTTCAATAATTAATTTATAAAGTCATCTGGACTACACATTCATATTATTGAAATAATGAGCCAAAATTTACTCCACTTAAGAGCATAAATGTATATAACTAGATAATAAATAAAAACAGCCGAACAATTTATCCTTATTATTAAAAACTTTAAAAAATAGGTAACTATTCAGCCTATCAAAATATGTCTATTGATATTGATTTTAGTGAAAGCAAGAAATCAAAGAAATAACCTATAGAAGAAGACGAAATGCAGTCATTTGCCAACAGTTCCATAAAATCAATTTGCAGAAATTTGTCTATTGAATTTTTGCAAAGATGGCTATTGATTCTGTATTATATAGGCTGAGTAGTTACAAAAATAGATATCTTTTTATGAATCAGGCTATAGTGGGTCTGCGGACATTATTGCAAATGGACAAATGATTATCGAGTCTCATGGGAGATAAATATGAAAATAAATATCTCTAGTTGCGTTAACCTGCCGAATCTAGGATCTACTCATCGAGATTCACATTTTGAGGTTTACAGAAATAGCAAAATAATGCATTTTTGATGGATCGTATCTTAACCGAATCCAAATGGATATTTGCGTAGTTTTCAAACTGAATTCGGATTTACAATGCAGGTCTGATTAAAAAGATCTTTTTCAAAAAAGATAAGTACTGTGAAAAAACGTATAACTATTAACAGTATAACCATGTTTTTATATATATTCTTGCATATTTATAAGTGAGGCATCTGAGAAAAACCGATTTTTATTGTAAACCTCAACCAATATTTTTCCCCCCAAACCCCACTCCCAATACTCAGATGCCCTCTCCCCAATACCATTTTTTCTAATACCCCGGCATGAAATTACGCGAGAATAATGCTTTTCGCATACTCTCTCCATCTTTTTTCCCATAATTTCAATTATTCCACTAATATTGTTATTTGTTCATCAACTGAAAATGTTTCAGTTTCAGAAATTTTCCTCAATAGAAGAGACTTCAAGGTAATGCCTGGATAGCTCTATCTCATATTTTAATTTACTATTCTTCACTCAATTTCTCATCCTTCGCCAAATTTTCCATACTCTCAAGTTGTGATCTTGTCAACCGACGGCTCTTCCATAATATCAGCTTTCCCCTGTTCCGGGATCTTTTCAGCCTCAAGGATCTCCCTCAGGTATTCGAGTATGTCTTCTCGGAGGTTTTCGTTTTGAAGAGCAAAGTCCACTATTGATTTTACGTACCCTAACCTGTCGCCTGTATCGAACCTTTTTCCTTTGAACCTGCAGGCATAGATAATCTGAGACCTGTTAAGAACACGAATCCCGTCAGTCAGCTGGATTTCATTTCCCACCCCGGTACCGGCTTCTTTTATGCAGTCAAAGATTTCAGGGGTGAAAACATAGCGTCCTATTGCTCCCAGATTGGAAGGAGCATTTTCAGGTGACGGCTTTTCGACGATATCCTCAAGCATATAGAGGGAGTCGCAGAGTGGCTTTCCTTTTATAATTCCATAGCTGCTCAGTTTTTCATAAGGAACTTCTTCCACTGCGAGCGTGGATCTCCCATACTTTTCAAAATTTTCAATGAGTTGAGCCGTGCAGGGTTTGTCATTCACAATAATATCGTCTCCAAGAAGCACGGCGAAAGGTTCGTCTCCAATATGGTTTTCTGCCCTGAGGACCGCATCCCCTAGTCCGTTAGGTTCTTTCTGACGGATATAGTGAATATCCACAAGGGAAGAGACATCCCTAACAAGTTTAAGAAGTTCGGTATTGTGCTTTTTCGCAAGATGCATTTCGAGTTCGGGAGAATCATCGAAATAGTCTTCAATTGCCCGTTTACCCCTCCCCGTGATAATGATTATATCCTCAATTCCCGATGCAATGGCTTCCTCTACAACGTAGTGGATTACGGGCGTGTCAATTATAGGGAGCATTTCTTTAGGCATGGACTTGGTGGCAGGCAGGAAACGGGTCCCAAGGCCTGCTGCAGGGATAAGTGCTTTTTTGACAGTCAAGAAGGACACTCCAAAAAGAGTTTGAAGTAAGAATATAAAATTTTAAATTAAATCTTGTTAAATTATACTTACCTTATAATTAATTATTCTCTGCCGTGATACCAAAGAATCAAAGTGAAGGACAATTGTAACCTAAGATATTACTTTTCTGAGTAAACTAAGCCATTAACAGATATCTAGTTTTGTCTGGCTCCTATAGATTTGATCTGAAGATATCTGGCTTTATCTGGCTCCTATACTGTTTGTATCTAAAAATAGTGACCGAGCAATCTGATGCCTGTGAAACCTTTATGGATAGGTACTGGGAAAATCAATACAGAAGGGAAAGAAAGTGTTACGAAAAGGATTATTTTTGGTAGGTTCAAAGCTATTAATGTTCAAATTGCTGGACAAAAAAATCCAAAAAATCCAAAAAATCCAGAAAAGCCAGATTTTAACGAAAAGACAAGATAGGATTTAAAAGGAAAGACGAGAGCCTCAAATCTCTTTCTGGCAAGAATTATATGCATGCACTGAAGTTCAGGCTATCGGGGTCAATATCTTTTTGGGTTTTAACGGCACATTCAATGCAAAGTTTTTGCCCTTTGATCTTTGTTAAGTTCTCAACTTCTTTTCCGCAACTTTCACATTTTCCCATTTATTCACCTTCAAATGGTTTTTGAGTCCATATGTAAATATAGTCACCCATGTAATTGTTGCAACAAAAAACTTCATTGTACCAATGGGCAGTTGCATTATTTAGCTTCGTGACTATAGATGCCTTCACAGTATAATTTAATTCAAGATAAGAAATAATTTTGCTACCACAATAAATTTTGAAAGTGGTTTCAGCAGTAGAACCTGACTTTGATAGTTAAATAAAAATAATGTGTCCTCTTCAAATTGTATGGTAAAAGTAAATTTCATGTATTTGCTGAAAATTTAAGAATTTGGTCATCCTTTATTATTTGGTTGATATTGTTTCCAAAACTTACACAAGAGTATAATCAGCTATCTGGGGATTTTTGGTTCTTACATTTGGGGAGAATAAAAAGAGGATGTCGACTTTGATATTCTTACAGAATTTTCTATAGAGCCTGACCTCCTCGAATTCATTGGCTAAAAAAGGAGCTTTCAGAAATCTTAAACGTAGAAGTGGATCTTGTCATGAAAACTGCTTTAAAAATGAAGGCAGGGAAGAAGATTCTCGAAAAAGTATTGAAGGTATGGATATTGTATGAAAAAACTTAAAACGTGTTCTCCTTTGGATCTCTATAATTTTATGACTTACGCAGTTGAACTGAAGAATAAATAGTATCGGACCGTTAATTCTCTAAAACGTGACTTTAATTCACAGTCTTTGTTATAATTGATTTTGTTCCTCAAGTACATAAACTCTAAATTTTATTCCTTTTCTCTTGCCGGGCATAAGGTATCGTCAGTAAACCAGAAACACCTCTCACATCCCAGGCAAGTATTTACAGGCTCTCCATTTATCACATGATTGGCAAAATTAGGGTCAGCCAACATGCCCCTGCCAACAGCAGCAAAGTCCACATAATTATTTTCAATTAAGAACCGTACCTGTTCTTCAGTGCGGATCTCATTGACTGCGATAACTGGAATCTTTACTTCTTTTTTGATCTTACAGCCGCTATAGGTTATGGGACTGCATATAAAACCGTCGGGAACCGGATTTGCTGGGGGCTGCATGCCAAATGAAATGTGCAGTAAATCAATACCAGCTTTCTCAAAGGCTTTGGCTGCTTCAATGCCGTCCTTGCTTTCCGGCAGATACTCACCCATGCGCACACTGATAATGAAATTATAATGAGTGTTGTTCCGAATCTCCGGCAGAATTTGTGTTAAAACTCTTGCTCTGTATAGAGCGTCGCCACCGTACTTATCGGTTCGGCGATTGTAAGAAGCATCAAGAAACTTACATAAGGTAAATCCGTGGGCAAAATGAAATTCAACGCCGTCAAACCCCATTTCACAGGCACGAATAGCTGCCCGCTTCATATTTTTTTGCATTGAATGAATCTCTTCGGTTGACAACTTATTAATATCCATATTGCCGCAATGAAGCTGCATCATTACTGTTGCAGCATATTCATGGCAGTTGCTCGCAATTTGCTTTAAAGCTGAGATATCACCTGGCGACCACATGCCTGTTGAATCTATAGCCCCAAAAACGCTGGTCGCCTGCACGATGATAAGGCCGGCACCGCCTTTTGCACGTTTCGTATAATGTTCAATGTGCTGCTTGCCATAATAAGATCCATTATCTCCGTGAAAAGAAAAAGTAACCATAGGAGGCATCACAATTCGATTTTTAATGTGATTGCCACGAATTACTAATTCGTCTGTTATCTCAGTCATTTTATTTTCCTGCTAATTTCTTTCTTTTAGGATTAGTGAATTTTAATGAATTTCCTTGATTTCTTTCTATATGGTTTTTGCCGCAGAAATTTGGGGAATGAAAAAAGCAAGACCACATTTTTGCAGAATTCCTGATTATCTACTAACAAAGTATCCAATTATCTGTCAAAATATATAATTTTCTGTTAAAATATATAAAGATTTATCAAAATATTAAATTGTCTGTTAAAATATCCAATTATCTGTTAAAATATGTAATTATCCGTTATAATATATAATTATTTATCAAAGTATTTAATTATTTACCAAAATATTTAATTGTATATCAAAATATTTAACAAACATGTTAAAAAAGTAAAGAAAAATTCACATAAGGAATCGGGAAACTTGAATTGAGCCATTTAGGTATTTACCTGGATTTTAAATCTATATAAATGGTTAATGACTTGCAAAAGTCTAGAAACCAATTATAATCTCACATTCAAGTTAGTTTGGCTCGGCAATTATTCTAATTATACTTAACATCCCTGGATCAAAAGGGTTTACCATAAAGCCCATGGCACCTATTTTTGGGGATTCAGTTATGAGGATCTGCTGGCCAAGAGAGGAAAACATTGCCATTTTTGCTTCCTGGTCTATAATAAGAAACTTGTTCAGCAAATTTTTCCAATTCACATTATCTGGCACGCTATCCGGCATCGTTATATCCATTAACACGAGGTCTGGTTTTACCTCCAGATATTTTTCAAGGGCTTCATCGTCGTCAGCCACTTCAGCAACTACTTCATGCCCATGTTTAAAAAGTGTATCCCGGATTGCCATTCGCATAAACTCGGCATCTTCTACGATCATAACTCGTGCCATTTACTATTCCTTCTTTTTATTTTTATTAAGATAACTATGTTATTCCATGTTTATCAGTCATACATTTTTTAGTCGAGTACTCCTCAGCTTACCTGTAAATGAAAACTTACTCGAAAATATTAAGAACTAAATGATGTTTAACTTTATTAATTTTTTCATTCAGCTTTGCTAAAGAGTACGTCCGATCTTCCCGTAACTGTGTCACTATTTTGAACTACTGGTTTCTGGAAAAAGTATTTTTATAAACACAATCCGATTCCACACATTCACATCTGTGAATCCCAATCAAAAATTCAACATTAACAACGCTTGGCAAAAGAAAGCTATCGGAACCAGTGATCGGCATAGAATCAAGGCGGATATAAATTCAGGGAAAGCAACCTTTGTCCGGCGAAGAATGATTATTTGAGTTGATCCCAAAACTCTAATTACTTTTTTAGATCTCTTGTAAGTAACTAATCGAGCTTTTGGATATTGGGTTCCAGTTGTTAATTTTACACACAACAAATTCCAAACGTTACAATTTCTAAACACCAATATAAGTTGTATTACCAAAGTCTCTAACAATTAACACTTTAGTTGACTTAATTGAAAATTGATTATTGAGGGTAAGCAGCGTACTGGAAAAATCAGACTTTGAAGTTGTAATGTCAGCAGCAATCGGAATTAAATCAAGTTTTTAGATGAGCTCTTCAGGTAGCGGAAAATAATGTAAACTTGTTCTATCATTTTGTGTTGCACCTGACCTTTCGCAGATGTCTTCAAAATGATAACATTTTTTTCTGCTATCGTTTTTGGAAAATTATTTGGAAATCTGCAGTTATTGTCTCAACTGAAGCTTCGGGAAATAGGCGCTGGAAGTTTTCAATGAAGACAAAAGGCAGAAAATTGTGGGATGTTTCAAAAACATATGGTTGAGTAGACAGGACGATTTTCAGAAAAAACGATAACAGGAAAAATTGTGAAAATTGAACGGGCATCTGCGGAAAGTAAGATAAATTCAGAAAAATGAGACTATAAAGAAACGTTTTTAAAAAACGTGCGTATCGGATGGATTAATCATTATGAACCAGAAAGGCTTCAGCCGGAAAAGTTCCCTTTTAAAGGAAATTGACTTCTATCTTGTAACGGATTCCGGACTTTCAAAGAAAGGGACTTTATCCAATGTCAGAGAAGCAGTCGAGTCAGGCTGCAGGATTGTTCAGTACCGGGAAAAGAATAAAAGTACGAAAGAAATTATTGGCCAGGAAGATATGCCTGTTGAAACGGCAAGAAAGCTCCTTGGTGAGGATAAAATAATCGGCCTTCACGACTCTTACAATGGTTTAATTTACGATGGTTCAATTTATGATGGTTTAATTTATAATGGTTCAATTTATGATGGTTCAATTTACGTTCCCCATGCAGACCTTACCCTAGCAAGTTATCTGAAATGGACTTATCGGTATGATAAACCGGTGCAACGGTTTTTTGAGAGTTTCAATCAATTACTCTCAACTGCCCATTCTCAAGCAATCCGCATCTGTCTGACATGAAACGGATAACAGCTTCATCATGGGAGATCAGGAGATATCCTATACTCTTCTCGGCCTGAACTTTTTTAAGCATGTGCAGGACCTGGGCCTGGACCGAGACATCCAGGGCTGAAGTTGGCTCGTCAAGTACGATATATTCGGGTTCGAGCAGGAGAATTCGGCCGAGGGCAAGGCGCTGTAGCTGGCCTCCTGAGAGCTGTGAAGGATAGCGAGAAAGAACTTCTTCTGGAAGGCCAATGGTCATGAGCATCTCTTTTGTTTTTGAGGCATGTTCTATAAGGGGAATTTTGAGGAGTTTCAGGACATCGAAAACTGAGTTTCCTATTTTTTTCCTCGGGTTAAAAGCGCCCGTAGGGTCTTGAAACATTATCTGGACCTTGCGGCGAAAAGCCATATGTTCGGTTTTTTTCATTTTGGGAAGTGGAGAACTCTCATAGTACACAGTACCGTATGTGGGCTTCTCAAGCCCGGCAATAACTCTCCCCAGCGTGCTTTTTCCTTCCCCGGAAGGCCCCATCAGTCCAAAAGTCTCTCCTGACCTGATTTCAAAAGAAACTTCTCGGAAAATACATCTTCCCTGGCTTAACAGGCTTTTTCCGTATGTCTTTGATATGCTGTCTGCTCTCAGGGATATAGAAAACACCTCACAGCCCTTTGACCAATTTCTTTGATTTCGGGATGGATTTGAATGCAGCGCTTTTCCCTCAAAGGGCATCTCGGATGGAACCTGCATCCTGAAGGAAGGCTATTAAGAGGCGGAGAAAAACCGGGTATGGGAATAAAGCCCTTATCAGGCAGGCTGTTCAGTAGACCTCTGGTGTAAGGGTGTAAAGGGTTCTCAAAAAGGCTTGATGGGTCGGCGAGTTCAACAATCTCTCCTGCATACATCACGGCAATTCTGTCTGCAAGCCTTTGCACAAATCCAAGGTCATGACTTATTAGAAGCAGGGCACTCTTCCTTTCAATTTTCAGATTTCTGAGTTCAGCTTCCAGTTCAGCTATGCATTTTTTGTCAAGTCCTTTGCTGGGTTCGTCTGCTATAAGGAGTGCAGGATTAAGTATAGTTGACGCAGTAATCAAAAAGCGCTGGTTCATCCCACCTGAACACCATGAGGGATAGTAGTTCATGCATTCAGAAAAGTTCGCAAAACCCATACGTTTCAGGGCTAATGCGGCTCTGGAAAGTGCTTTCTTTTTCTTTTCCTTCTGATGTACACACAGGGGTTCTGCAAGCTGGTGACCTATGGAATACACGGGGTTGAGGGCAAGTGAGGGGTTTTGAAAAATAATAGCAATTTCTTTTCCTCTTATCTTTGCCATTTCTTTTTCGTTCATTCCGAGCAGGCTTTTTCCCCTGAATTCGATACTTCCTTCCACCCTTGACTCAGGAGGCAGGAGGTTCATAACTGCATGTGCGACGACAGATTTCCCACATCCGGTCTCTCCTACAAGAGCCAGAGTTTCATTTTCTTTAATCGAAAAAGAAATTCCCGAAAGTACGTTTAC
Coding sequences within:
- a CDS encoding ABC transporter ATP-binding protein — encoded protein: MFSISLRADSISKTYGKSLLSQGRCIFREVSFEIRSGETFGLMGPSGEGKSTLGRVIAGLEKPTYGTVYYESSPLPKMKKTEHMAFRRKVQIMFQDPTGAFNPRKKIGNSVFDVLKLLKIPLIEHASKTKEMLMTIGLPEEVLSRYPSQLSGGQLQRLALGRILLLEPEYIVLDEPTSALDVSVQAQVLHMLKKVQAEKSIGYLLISHDEAVIRFMSDRCGLLENGQLRVID
- a CDS encoding NADH:flavin oxidoreductase yields the protein MTEITDELVIRGNHIKNRIVMPPMVTFSFHGDNGSYYGKQHIEHYTKRAKGGAGLIIVQATSVFGAIDSTGMWSPGDISALKQIASNCHEYAATVMMQLHCGNMDINKLSTEEIHSMQKNMKRAAIRACEMGFDGVEFHFAHGFTLCKFLDASYNRRTDKYGGDALYRARVLTQILPEIRNNTHYNFIISVRMGEYLPESKDGIEAAKAFEKAGIDLLHISFGMQPPANPVPDGFICSPITYSGCKIKKEVKIPVIAVNEIRTEEQVRFLIENNYVDFAAVGRGMLADPNFANHVINGEPVNTCLGCERCFWFTDDTLCPAREKE
- a CDS encoding ABC transporter ATP-binding protein; this translates as MKAHSRSILLERNTSLEGNTVLEGNTVLEGNTLLEIRDLKVSFQGIETVNVLSGISFSIKENETLALVGETGCGKSVVAHAVMNLLPPESRVEGSIEFRGKSLLGMNEKEMAKIRGKEIAIIFQNPSLALNPVYSIGHQLAEPLCVHQKEKKKKALSRAALALKRMGFANFSECMNYYPSWCSGGMNQRFLITASTILNPALLIADEPSKGLDKKCIAELEAELRNLKIERKSALLLISHDLGFVQRLADRIAVMYAGEIVELADPSSLFENPLHPYTRGLLNSLPDKGFIPIPGFSPPLNSLPSGCRFHPRCPLREKRCIQIHPEIKEIGQRAVRCFLYP
- a CDS encoding response regulator is translated as MARVMIVEDAEFMRMAIRDTLFKHGHEVVAEVADDDEALEKYLEVKPDLVLMDITMPDSVPDNVNWKNLLNKFLIIDQEAKMAMFSSLGQQILITESPKIGAMGFMVNPFDPGMLSIIRIIAEPN
- the galU gene encoding UTP--glucose-1-phosphate uridylyltransferase GalU; translated protein: MTVKKALIPAAGLGTRFLPATKSMPKEMLPIIDTPVIHYVVEEAIASGIEDIIIITGRGKRAIEDYFDDSPELEMHLAKKHNTELLKLVRDVSSLVDIHYIRQKEPNGLGDAVLRAENHIGDEPFAVLLGDDIIVNDKPCTAQLIENFEKYGRSTLAVEEVPYEKLSSYGIIKGKPLCDSLYMLEDIVEKPSPENAPSNLGAIGRYVFTPEIFDCIKEAGTGVGNEIQLTDGIRVLNRSQIIYACRFKGKRFDTGDRLGYVKSIVDFALQNENLREDILEYLREILEAEKIPEQGKADIMEEPSVDKITT
- a CDS encoding thioredoxin family protein, encoding MKKSVILLILLVLVLFTAGCDEKNPKNSTSSEANTEKSVVAITQLEQVNTSLQKTPVFVKIGSRWCPECRSLKPVLDNLAVEYQGKATIAAIDADKNPELAEYFEVEFIPDSFVIVGIENGTYVYMQENGNLSADRYKARFVGRNDTDEEMFKKVLDLALVQQEKTDANETKR
- a CDS encoding peptidylprolyl isomerase, whose product is MAVWKGKKVVLHTTMGDLTIELFEDMPITVGNFAKLVEKGFYDGVIFHRVIDKFMIQGGDPTGTGMGGPGYEIPDEFTSHNRNDRGTLSMANAGPNTGGSQFFINLVNNNYLDKMHPVFGKVVGGMDVVDSIGKVKTDRQDRPKTEVKIIKAELV
- a CDS encoding adenosylcobalamin-dependent ribonucleoside-diphosphate reductase, with protein sequence MLTGEEIFVWETEKGLDFLASETLKARYLREGEKDWEEVCERVAKAVAATEEEYLDFKDLMVRKIFLPSSPTLMNAGTELGQLAACFVIPVEDRVEEIFDSIKTAALIQKTGGGTGFDFSKIRPEGSSSTYDNDTTSSPVAVMKLFNEATEIVKQFGRRRGANMGILDISHNDILSFIRAKHVEGELSNFNLSVMVPDVFMELVEADKADEVWNGQTGVTVGRIFSEIVEGIWRNGEPGILFYDRINRDNFTPALGDISATNPCGEEPLLPFEACNLGSINLSLFVMDEKVNWDFLREVAGKAIRFLDNEIDKNAYSAPEIEAATKRTRKIGLGVMGLHDMLLKLGLPYDSQEALELAEKLMEQITWASIRESRKLAVEKGSFPEYENSTWELPMRNAALTAVAPTGTISILAGCSAGIEPVFSWVYRRTQTVGREFMLVHPFFKAHFKSKLSEADYNWLLDHVYKYGTLQDVESPELVSKEEKQLFRSALDIDWKAHIDMQAAFQRHCHAGISKTINMPGSAGKEDIKQALVYAWKQGLKGLTIYRTGSRQHVVLSLQKFKN
- a CDS encoding beta/alpha barrel domain-containing protein gives rise to the protein MNQKGFSRKSSLLKEIDFYLVTDSGLSKKGTLSNVREAVESGCRIVQYREKNKSTKEIIGQEDMPVETARKLLGEDKIIGLHDSYNGLIYDGSIYDGLIYNGSIYDGSIYVPHADLTLASYLKWTYRYDKPVQRFFESFNQLLSTAHSQAIRICLT